One Heyndrickxia oleronia genomic window, GATATACAGGTATCTCTATAAAAACAGCGATTCAATCATTTACAGATTATAATGGCTCCAATCAACATGTAATTATAACTACAGTACGTTTACCAAGAGCAATGATTGCTGCTGCAGTAGGAGCATGCTTAGCTATGGCAGGGGTCATCATGCAAACATTAACCAAAAATCCCCTTGCAGCACCTGAAATTTTAGGTACAAACGCAGGAGCGGGATTTGCTGTTGTGCTTGCGGTTACTTTATTCCACGTCTCTGGGCTACAAGCATTTGCTTGGATATCCTTTGCAGGTGCAGCTGTTGCAACAGCTGGAGTATATGTGATTAGCTCAGTTGGTCGTGAAGGACTAACGCCAATGAAACTAACATTAGCAGGTGCTGCTATTGCTGCCTTATTTTCATCCTTTACGCAAGGATTGCTTTCTATTAATGATGCAGCATTGGAACAGGTTCTTTTTTGGCTCGCTGGATCTGTGCAAGGTAGAAAGCTTGAAATTTTACAATCTATCCTACCGTATATGATTGCTGGCTGGGTGATTGCATTGATTTTTGCGTCCAAAATGAATGTCCTTGCAATGGGAGAAGATGTTGCAAAAGGACTTGGATTAAAAACAGGACTTGTAAAAATAGTTTCTGGTTTACTCGTTATCTTTTTAGCAGGTAGTGCGGTTGCTGTAGCAGGACCAATCGGTTTTATAGGAATAGTGGTTCCACATATATCTAGAAAGATTATTGGGATTGATCATAGATGGCTTTTACCTTTTTCTGGAATACTTGGCGGTATACTTTTACTTGCGGCAGATATTGCAGCAAGATATGTGATCATGCCTCAGGAAGTACCCGTTGGAGTGATGACTGCAATCATTGGAGTTCCATTTTTTATTTACATCGCTCGAAGGGGGTTTAATGGACGATGAGTCAGTATAAAAATCTTCGTCTTTTTAAAGGGAAAATCTCCTTTTTGGTTGACCTTCGTGCAGCATGGGTTATTTTCCTATTATTTATTGTGACATTAATTGCATTGATCGTTAGTACTGGGCTGGGGGATATGAATATTAACCCTCTTACAGTTGTAAAGACATTTTTCGGTGGGGGAACTAGTCTGGAACAACTAGTTGTTTTAAAATTCCGTTTGCCAAGAATTATCGTTTCTTTATTTGTAGGAATTGCTTTAGCAATGGCAGGTGGCATTTTACAAGGAATTATACGGAATCCGTTAGCATCACCAGATATTATTGGTATTACAGGTGGAGCAGGGGCAGCGGTAGTCTCCTTTTTAGCCATTTTTAGTAATAAAGATAATAGTCTAACGGTTAGTATTGGTTGGCTTCCGGTAGCAGCATTTTTAGGAGCAGCAATCGTGGCATTTTTGGTATATTTTTTAGCTTGGAAGGATGGAGTTTCTCCCATAAGATTAGTTTTAATTGGCATTGGTATTTCGGCTGTAATGAAAGCCATCACAACCTTACTAATGATACTAGGTCCAATTTATCGGGCAAGTGATGCTAATATATGGTTAACAGGAACGGTTAATGGTTCAAGTTGGGGGAATGTAAGTGTTATTGTTCCATGGGTCATTATCTTAACCATTGTCGCACTCATTTCGGCAAGAAAAATTAATATTCAGGAATTTGGTGATGAACTCGCTACTGGCGTAGGGAGTCATGTACAAAGACAGCGTTTTTTCCTTTTACTTTTAAGTACCGCTTTAGTAGGTGCAGCCGTTGCATTTGGTGGAGGTATTGGTTTTGTCGGGTTAATGGCGCCTCATATGGCGAGAAGACTTGTGGGGTCATCATTTGGCGCGTTATTGCCGGCTTCAGCTTTTCTTGGTGGCATCCTAGTAATGGTGGCGGACTTAATTGGACGGACTGTTTTTACTCCTCTTGAGGTTCCAGCAGGGGTATTTACTGCCGCAATTGGAGCACCTTATTTTATCTATTTACTATTTAGAACGAAGTCTTCTTAAAAGGAGTGGACATGATGCGTGAGACTATTCAAACAAAATCATTAACATTGGGCTATGGAGATTCGATTATTATTGATGAGCTTGACTTGAATATACCTAAAGGAGAAATAACTGTATTTATCGGTGGAAATGGGTGTGGTAAGTCAACTTTACTTCGCTCGATGGCACGACTCTTAAAGCCAGAAGCAGGTTCGGTTCTGTTGGCAGGTAAGGAAATTGCCAAACTTCCCACAAAGGAAGTAGCTAAAAATTTATCTATCCTCCCACAGACACCTGTTGCACCTGAAGGATTGACGGTCTTACAGCTTGTGAAGCAAGGGCGTTTTCCCTATCAGACGTGGCTAAAGCAATGGTCAGATGAAGATGAACAAATTGTTATGCGTGCTTTACAAGCAACGCGTATGATGGATTATAAAGATCGTCCTGTAGATGAATTATCTGGTGGCCAGCGACAAAGAGCATGGATTGCTATGACCCTAGCTCAAGATACGGATGTTATTTTACTTGATGAACCAACGACATACTTAGATATGACACATCAAATTGAAATCCTCGATCTATTATTCGAGTTGAATGAAAAGGAAAATAGAACGATTGTAATGGTTCTTCATGACTTAAATTTAGCCTGTCGCTATGCACATAATATAGTAGCGATTCGTGATAAAAAAGTTTATGCACAAGGTACACCTGAATCAGTGATCAGTTGTCAAATGGTTAGAGATGTTTTTGATATGAATTGCCAAGTAACTATGGATCCTCTTTTCGGAACACCACTTTGTATCCCTCATGGAAAAGGCAGATGCATCTTAAAAGGCGGGAAAATTGATGCAATCTAGGTCCATGACTGAGCTTTCGAAATATCGGTTATTAAATGAATTAAAACAACAGGATTTCATACTTGAATTAAAAGATTTTTTTAATAAAGAGCACTTACCAGATATTCTAGTAAGAATCGGTCAAAAATTAGGAGCTCCAACTAATAAAGTAACAGCTTCCATGATTGCCAAGCGGATGGCATTTTTCGGAGTGATTCATTTATATGCAATGAGTGTTTTAAATCAAAGATTTATTGTGAAAATCGATGATATAAAATTAGTTGGTCGTGCTGAGGACAGACTTTGGTTACCTGATTTTTATTTTGAGCATTATTTTGCTGAAGATGCCTTAAATGATCGTGTCAAGTGGAGGGAGGAAGTTATCCAGAATATTTTTTCTGGTTTCTTTCATCCTATGATTGAAGCATTAAGAAGAGAAACACGATTCTCTAAATTAGTCATGTGGGAAAATATTGCAATCTATATTTTTTGGTTATATGAAAGCCTTATGAAGGATAATGAATATAAGTGGATCCATCACCAATTAGAGGATGATTATCGCTTTATCGTTCATGAAGCGAGCCCTGAACTTTTTGGCCCGTACAAATATAATCCGCTAACACGTTTTGATAGTGAAAAAGTAATACGTGAGAATTTGGTTGAACCGGTACGGGTACGAAAAACTTGTTGTCTTGCTAATCTATTAGAAGAGAAAAATGGAAAGAGATGTTCCACTTGTCCAAATGGATGTAATATGCCGCCTTTTTAAATATTGATGAAAAGAAGTGAAGATCATGGATCAAGTTTTTCAAGATCAATTCGAAGCTTTAATTGAAAAGTACACAGAGCTCTTACTTGGTGAATCAAATGAGGAATTGATGGAGAAAGTAAAAATATGGGTGCTTTATACATATATATCAAAATCGATGCCAGCGCTCGCTAAGCACTGGAATACCCTATATCCAGAGAGTAAAGAGCAATTGAAACAACTCATTTATGAAATTAAACAGCTGAATGATGAGCATCGGGCAAAAGGAAGAGACAATCAATAGAGGAAGTTGGAAAAGGGGGAAAACCCCTTTTTCCAACTTCCTCTAATCATTTAGTGCCTCAATTAATAAATCAACAATATGAACAGCTCTCATTTTATCGGATAAACCTTCACGTTCAATTCCTAGCTTCATCTGCAATAAGCATCCTGGATTTGCTGTAACAATGGTAGTTGTATTCGTTTCTATCACATTTTTCATTTTGGAATCTAATATTTTCATAGACATTTCAGATTCAACAATATTGTAGATTCCTGCAGAACCACAACACCGATCAGCATCTTTCATCTCATAATATTGGACTCCATCTATTGATTGGAGTAATAGCCTGGGTGCTTCGGCTGTTTTCATTACATTTCGAAGATGACAGGAATCTTGATATGTGATGCATTGATTAGGAAGATGGAGAGAGACATGTTTATGGAAGTCCAGTTCAACTAATATTTGTGTTATATCCTTTAATTTTTCTTTAAAGGCTTTGGCGCGTGGATACCACTCAGGATCATTCATAAGCAAATGATCATAGTCAATAAGAAATGCTCCACACCCTCCTGCATTTGTAATGATATAATCAGCATTTGTATGCTCAAATGCTTCAATATTAAGTTTTGCCATTTCAATCGCTTTTGCCTTCTCCCCGCTATGTCCATGCAGCGCCCCACAGCATCCTTGTGTTTTCGGGATAACTATCTCACAGCCGGCTTTTTGCAATAATTTTAGTGTTCCATTATTTGTTTCTAAAAACATTGTATCCATTAAACAACCAGCAAAAAATGCGACTCTTTTCAAACGTTTTTGTTCAGCGGGTAAAAATTCAGGACGGTTATTCATCTCTTTTCTTTTCGGAACCTTTGGTAATACTTTTTCCATTGTCGCTAAACTCTCAGGGAAAAGCTTCATAAAGCCAATCTTTCTAGTAACTTTTTGAAGACCTGATCGTTGGTAAATTCCAAGTAAACTTGTGACGGTCCGCATTCTATTTTGATGGGGAAAAAGTCCTTCGAAAACAGCATTTCTAACCGTTTTAACAGGAGCTTTTTGTTTTTTATTTTGTTGAATAATATCCCTTGCTTCTTCCAATAAGTGTCCGTATTTTACTCCTGATGGACAAACAGGCTCACAGGCTCTACAACCTAGACAAAGGCTTAATGAACGCTCAACATCTTCATCTGGCTCAAGAAGACCATCTTTTACAGCTTTCATTAGAGCGATTCTCCCACGAGGTGATTGGAGTTCTTGAAAGCCTGACTCAATATAAGTGGGACAGGATGGGAGACAAAATCCACATCTCATACAGTTTAAAAGCTCATCCTCATCCATTCGATCCATAAAGCCTTGTTGTATAATTTTTCGCTCAGTTACTGATTTCATGTTGATATCACCACACGTTTCCGACTGTCTTTAGCAAAAACTTTTCCCGGGTTCAAAATGTTTAAAGGATCGAAGCCAGTCTTTATTGCCTTCATGGCTGAAATTCCTTCTTTTCCAAGTTTCCATTCTAAGTATGGTGCTTTCATTACACCAACTCCATGTTCGCCTGTTATAGTACCACCTAAATCAATGGCCTTTTCAAATATTTCAGCAAAGGCTTGTTCTACACGTTCTATTTCTTCTGTATTTCTTACATCTGTTAGACAAGTAGGATGAAGATTTCCATCTCCAGCATGTCCGAAAGTACAAATATTTAGCTGATACTTTTCAGCTATTTCATTAATGGAGCGAACCATCTTGGCAATTTCTGAACGTGGAACAGTAGCATCCTCAAGTATGGTTGTGGGTTTTAATCTTGCCAAAGCAGAAAGTGCAACTCTTCGTGCTGTTCTTAATGCATCTGCTTCTTCCTCTGATTTTGCTATCTCAACAGATTCTGCGTTCTCTTCTAAGCAAAGTGTTGCAATCTTTTCCATATCCTTATCGACAACATCCTTACTCCCATCTTGTTCAATGAGAAGAACTGCCTTTACATTCGTTGGTAATCCGATGTTAGCAAAATCCTCTACAGCTATTAATGTTGGCTGGTCCAAAAACTCAAGAGTAGTAGGAATGATTCTATTAGCGATAATTTTCGATACGGAGCGTGCTGCCGCTTCTATGTCTTGGAATAAAGCAAGCATTGTTTTTTTTGTTTCAGGCATGGGAATTAACTTTAAAGTAGCTTCAGTTATAATCCCAAGGGTACCTTCAGAGCCAACAAACAGTCTAGTTAAATCGTAACCCGCTACATCTTTAGCTAGTTTGCCACCCGTTCTGATGATATCTCCATTAGGAAGTACAACTTCCAATGCAAGGACATAGTCTCTCGTAACTCCGTATTTTAAACCACGTAACCCACCAGAGTTTTCATTTATATTCCCTCCAATGGTTGATATTTTCATACTACTAGGGTCTGGAGGATAGAATAAGCCTTTTGCTTCGACTGCATGAATCATATCAAGGGTAATGATTCCAGGTTGAACAGTAATGGTTAAATTTTCTTCATCAATGTCAATAATTTGATTCATGTGTTTAAATAAGAGAACAAGTCCGCCTTCTGTAGGACAAGTACCTGCACAAAGATTTGTACCAGAGCCTCTAGGAACGATAGGAATTTTGAACTCGCTACAAAGCTTTACAATCTCGGCTATTTCCTGTGTATTTCTAGGTGAAACGATAATGTCTGGAAGGGATTGAAATTGTGGTGTAGCATCATAGGAATATACTAATCTTCCAGCCTTAGAGTCATCCACATTTTCAATACCAACTATTGAAATTAGACGATCTTTAACGATTTGTGAAATCATGAATATCCTCCATTTTCATGTAAATTCTCTTTATATTTCCTAAATAAAGTATAAAAAAAAGCGAGTATTCTTCGCTATGTATTTTTCACTAAATAAAATAGAAGAAAAATAGATTTACTTTGTATAATGATCCAAAATATATAACCCTAAATAAAGAGTAAATTGGTCTTTTGTTTTTTTGGGATTTAATGATGTATGATCCTCAATTTTTTTAATACGATAATGAAGGGTGTTAATATGTATATGTAATTCTTCTGCAGTTTTTTTAATTGAGAAATTACGTTCAAATAATACACGTAAAGTTTGTAAAAGCTCTTCATCTTCAAGTAGGGGAGAGATGGTACGTTGAATGAATTCCTTTTTTGTATCCAATCGTAAATCCTCCATAATCATTTCTAATGTGAGATGGTCATCAAACATTATCCAATTATGTCCAGTGATAGCATGAAGTGCACGTTCTGCTTTTAAAAATGACTTCTTTAGTTCAGTTGGTTGAACAATCGTTCCAACACCGAATTGTAAGCTGAGATGATTTGATGTCTCTATTTCGTTTTTCCATCTATATAATTTATTTTTAAGTGAATAATGGTCCAGAGGAGGATCCGCTTCTAATAGCAATAATAAGCGGTCATTTCCCCAATTGATGCATAAGTCATTCCGATTTCTCTCTGATCTCCACTTCATTGATAAATCAAAAAGTTGTTGATCTTCACGAATCACTTTTATGAGAATGAGGAGTCTTGGGACAGATAAGTTTATATTTAAGAGTTCAGCTCGATTATAAAATGCTAAGTCCCACTCTCTTAGCTCTAACCAATCAAAGATAAACGCCTCAAGTGTACGAGTTTGACGTGTCATTTCCTCTTTGTAGAAGTTTTCCTGAATCAGAAGTTCGGTCATTTTTTTTAATAATTCTGCATAGGGTAACACCTTTATCGGTTCACCAGTAATGCCGATTACCCCAACGACTTGCTTTCCGAAGCAAATTGGTAAATTAATACCCGCCTTAACTCCTTCTAGGAGGGATTCATCCTCTTTTTTTATAATGAGTTTTTCATTTTTTTTACTCGTGATTAAGGCGCCTTCATGAAAGGTTCCTATTCTTTCATTATTTGTACTTGCAATGATAGTTCCTGCGGTATTCATCACTACAATTTCTTCATTTAATAATTTCCGGACTTCATTTACAATCTTTTTTGCGAAATTTACTTGTAACATTGATGTCCCCCCTAAAAACACTACTCTTATTTAAGGATAAATGATTTCTAGGGTTTCATAAAGAATGAAAAGCAGCATAAAATATGCTGCTTTAAAATTATTGCACTTGATTCCCATAAGGGAATTGACTTGAATAGCCTTGGTGCTGTTGAAAGGATTGCTGAACCTTTTGTTGCTCGGCAGCTTCGAGCTTGTACCAGCCATTTTGAAACATCAGATTATATAATTCTCGCTGCTCGTTTTGAGTCTCAGTAAAAATGCTTAATAAATCCTTGTATAGTCCTTCATGACTTGCCTCATTCATGGCAGTATTATAGGATGCAGTCATATATTTCTCCATAGCTAATAAATCATTCACAAGGTCGCGGTCATTCATTTTTTCATTATTAGGTACAGTTGTCTGTGGATTTTGGATTTTTTGCTGATTTTGCAATCTTAATCCTCCTTACATCATTTGCTGATTTTGTTGATTTGGTTGTGTTTGTAAATGTTCTTGTAAATGATGAAGAATTTTCTCGTAATGACGCTGATGCATCTGGCCACATTTCTCCAATGTTGCTTTTATCGATGAATCTTGACAATGCATCGCTGTAAAATGCGCCTTCTTCATCGCAAGTAAATTCCAGGAAAGCATATCATTAATATAGGATAGATCTTTCGTTGATAATATTGCTGGTGGCTGTTGCATAGTTCCTTGCTGCTGTTGTTGTTGATTAAAGCCTTGCTGTTGCAATTGTCAAACCCCCATTTTAAATGAAATTATTGTTTTTTATATTGATTATTTTGGCTATTTACTTTTCCTCCACCATCTGCTTCAACCGTAGGACCTGCATCGCCTTTTACACTAGCAGCACTGACACCAGCTTTAGAAGGATTTTTCTTGTGCTTCGGCATTTTTTCACCTCCATTGCTATGTGTAGATTTACCTAATTAGCTATTTTTTATCCAATTAGCGGTTGTTCAATGAAAAGGGATCTTTTCTTAAACAATGTTGCTATTTAAGTAAAGTTTTAACTAATCCATCCATATCAGCTGAAGATTGCTACAACTTTCATTTGCAATCACCATAAGAATTGTTAGAATCCTTTTTTATCCGGAAATTTGGCTTTTACAGAAGCAACATACTATACGAAAACCCCCATGTATAAAAATAATTTAGAAAATTTGTCATTTTTAGAGATTAATAATTGATAGTTTCTGTAAAATCGTATATATTATAAGTAGTAAACTCATTCATGGGATTTTTTTTAACAGCAAAATGAATGAGTATTCATTCAAAAATGTTAATAAGATGGCATTGAAGGAGGAAATAGCATTGAGTTACAGCATTAAAAAAGCGGCTGTTATCGGTTCTGGTGTAATGGGATCAGGAATTGCTGCACATTTAGCGAATATTGGGATTCCAACTTTGCTATTGGATATCGTGCCCAAAGAACTTTCAGATGAAGAGAAATTAAAGGGATTATCACTAGAGGATAAAATTGTTAGAAATCGACTGAGTGAACTTGCCTTGAAAAAATTACTTAAACAAAAGCCTGCACCGCTAACATCAAAGGATAATCTTGCCCTTATAGAAGCAGGGAATTTAGAAGATGATCTATCCAAGTTAGCGGAAGTAGATTGGATTATTGAAGTGGTTGTAGAAAAGCTTAAAGTAAAAAAACAAGTGTTTGAACAAATTGATCAATATCGGAAACAAGGAAGTATTGTCAGTTCAAATACTTCAGGAATTTCTGTTGAAGCGATGGCAGAAGATCGTTCCGAGGATTTTAAAAAGCATTTCTTAGGCACTCATTTTTTTAATCCACCTAGATATTTAAAGCTTCTTGAAGTCATTCCTACTCAGCATACTAATCCAGCAGTAGTCCAATTTATGAAGGTTTTTGGTGAGGATGTGCTAGGTAAAGGGGTAGTTCTAGCGAAAGATACACCAAACTTTATCGGTAATCGTATTGGAACATATGGACTTCTTGTGACAGTTCAAGAAATGTTAAAAGGTGGATATAGTGTTGGGGAAGTTGATTCTGTTACAGGTCCATTAATTGGGCGTCCAAAAAGTGCAACATTTAGAACATTAGATGTTGTTGGCTTAGATACCTTTATTCACGTAGCGAATAATGTATATGATCAGGTAGATGGTAAAGAAAAAGAAGTATTTACAGTCCCGGCATTTATGAAAAAAATGTTCGAAAATGGCTGGTTAGGTAGTAAGAGCGGTCAAGGTTTTTATTTGAAAAAAGGAAAAGAGATTTTAGAACTCGATCCTCATACGCTCGAGTATGGCGAAAGAAAAAAATTAAAATCAGCTTCCTTAGAAATGGTTAAGCAAGTAAAAGGTACATCGGCTAAAATGAAAGCGCTTGTCTATGCGGAAGATAAGGTCGGAAAGTTATTATGGAATATCTTTGCACCGGTTCTTGTCTATTCAGCAGAGTTAATGAACGTGATTGCTGACGATATTGTGTCTATCGATAATGCAATGAAATGGGGTTTCGGTTGGAAGCAGGGTCCATTTGAAGTGTGGGATGCCATAGGTGTGGAACAATCAGTAAATAAAATGAAAGAACAAGGTTTAGCTGTTCCTACATGGATAGAAGAAATGTTAGCAAAAGGAATCACTTCTTTCTACAAGGAAGAAAGTGATGGAATGTATTTCTATGATTCTAGTGATTACAAAAAAATAGAACAGAATCCTAAAGTGATAAATTTAAAACAACTAAAAAATCAAGGGAAATTAATTAAGAAAAATACAGGTGCAAGCTTAATTGACATTGGTGATGGTGTTGCATTATTAGAATTTCACTCTCCTAATAATGCTATCGGTTTAGATATTTTGCAAATGATTAACTACTCTGTTGATGAAGTCGCCAAAAATTATAAGGGTCTTGTCATCGGAAACCAAGGGAAGAACTTTTGTGTAGGAGCCAATCTTGCTCTTATGTTAATGGAGGCACAGGATGATAATATCTATGAATTAGATATGGTCGTGCGACAATTCCAAAATGCGATGATGAAAATCAAATATAGTCCAAGGCCTGTAGTCACTGCACCTTTTGCTATGACACTTGGTGGTGGTTCAGAGGTTTGCCTGCCTTCTGCACATATTCAAGCTACTATGGAAACCTATATGGGTCTCGTTGAGGTAGGTGTTGGTCTACTTCCTGGTGGTGGAGGTAATAAGGAGTTATATATTAAGCATCTAAAAAATATGCCAAATGGAGTGGACTTTGATTTACAAAAAGTGGCTAATAAAGTATTTGAAACAATTGCTATGGCAAAAGTATCTACGTCTGCGGAAGAAGCAAGAGAAAATAATTTCTTGAACAATGCAGATGGTATTAGTGTGAATGCAGATCATCAATTATATGATGCAAAGCAAGCGGTTCTGTCTCTCTATTCACAAGGCTATAAGCCACCAATTCGCCAAAAGGTACCTGTCGTTGGAGAACCAGGATATGCCACTTTATTGTTAGGTGCCCAAGGCATGCATTTATCAGGTTATATTTCAGAACATGATATGAAAATAGCGAAGAAAATAGCTTTTGTAATCTCAGGTGGGAAGGTTCCTTATGGTACTAAAGTTGATGAACAATACTTATTAGATCTTGAAAGGGAAGCCTTCTTAAGCCTTATTCAAGAACCAAAAACACAGCAACGTATGCAGCATATGCTTGTAAAGGGAAAACCATTAAGAAATTAATAAACTAACGAATGAATAAGATAATCAGAGCAAAGGAAATGAGGGATTACACATGCGAGAAGCGGTCATCGTTGCTGGTGCAAGAACACCAGTCGGTAAGGCAGGTAAAGGCACACTTGCCACTGTAAGACCAGATGATTTAGGTGCATTAGTTGTGAAAGAAACATTAAAGCGTGCCGGAAACTACGAAGGAAATATCGATGATTTGATTATTGGCTGTGCAATGCCAGAAGCAGAACAAGGATTAAATATGGCAAGAAATATAGGTGCACTCGCTGGACTACCGAATACAGTACCAGCAGTGACTATAAACCGTTATTGCTCATCAGGACTTCAAGCTATTGCATATGGAGCGGAACGAATTATGCTTGGTTCTTCCGATACAGTTCTTGCAGGGGGAGCAGAATCTATGAGTCTTGTACCTATGATGGGGCATGTAGTTCGTCCGAATGCCACTTTAGCAGAAACAGCTCCTGAATATTATATGGGAATGGGACATACGGCTGAGCAAGTTGCGCAGAAATTTGACGTTTCCCGTGAGGATCAAGATGCATTCGCTGTTAGAAGTCATCAAAGAGCAGCAAAAGCAATAGCGGAAGGTAAATTTATCGATGAAATTGTTCCTGTTAATGTTACATTACGTTCAGTTGGAGCAGATCATAAGTTAATTGAGAAAAACATTGTATTTAAACAAGATGAAGGTGTTCGTCCCGATTCAACGGTAGAGGTGCTTGGTAAATTAAGACCAGCGTTCTCGATTAAAGGATCTGTTACTGCGGGAAATTCTTCACAAACAAGTGATGGCGCTGCCGCTGTATTATTAATGGATCGTGAAAAGGCGGTATCACATGGACTAGAACCAATGGCCAAATTTCGTTCATTCGCCGTAGCTGGTGTTCCTCCTGAAATTATGGGAATTGGTCCTGTTGAAGCGATTCCTAAAGCCTTGAAAATTGCTGGCTTGGAATTATCAGATATTGGATTATTTGAATTAAATGAGGCTTTTGCTTCCCAATCCATTCAAGTGATTCGCAAACTAGGCTTAGATGAGGAGATTGTCAATGTGAACGGAGGAGCCATTGCTCTTGGTCATCCTCTTGGTTGCACAGGAACAAAATTAACGTTATCTCTCATTCATGAAATGAAACGAAGAAAGGTTCAATTTGGTGTTGTAACGATGTGTATTGGTGGCGGTATGGGGGCTGCTGGTGTATTTGAATTAATATAAAAAAGTGTTTTTTATTAATATCTTAATTTTTACTTGTTAGTTTCGTAGGCTAATTTAGAATAGAAAAATTGATTTTAGCTATATAAAAAACAATATGTAAAAGATTTGAATAAAGGATTAGGAGGAATCGATAATGACAAATCAAACAGATAAATTGATTAAAGGTGGAAGCTTTTTAATTGAAGATATTTCCTATGAGCAAATGTTTACTCCTGAGGATTATACAGACGAACAAAAAATGATTGCTAAAACAACAGAAGACTATATTAATAATGAAGTTGTTCCTCAAGTGGAGTATCTTGAAAAGCATGAATTTGATCGTTCTGTTAAACTATTGAAAAAAGCTGGTGAACTAGGTTTACTAGGCGCCGATGTTCCAGAAGAATATGGTGGCTTAGAATTAGATAAAGTAAGTTCTGCACTTATTTCTGAAAAAATGGCTAAAGTTGGTGGATTCTCTATCTCTCATGGTGCCCATGTAGGAATTGGTTCCTTACCAATTGTTTTGTTTGGTAATGAAGAGCAAAAGCAAAAATATTTACCACTACTTGCGACAGGTGAAAAGCTAGCTGCATATGCATTAACAGAGCCGAGCTCAGGATCGGATGCATTAGGTGCGAAAACAACGGCTAAATTAAATGAGGTTGGAACACATTACATTTTAAATGGTGAAAAACAATGGATTACAAATGCAGGGTTTGCCGATGTCTTTGTTGTTTATGCGAAGATTGATGGCGATAAATTTTCCGCATTTATTGTTGAACGTGATTATCCAGGTGTGTCTACTGGGGCAGAAGAAAAGAAGATGGGAATTAAGAGTTCCTCAACACGTACGTTAATTTTAGAGGATGCTGAAGTTCCTGTGGAGAATCTGCTTGGTGAAGTGGGAAAAGGTCATAAAATTGCTTTCAATATTTTAAATATTGGACGTTATAAATTAGGTGTGGGTACAGTTGGCGGATCAAAAAGTGCGTTTGAAATTACAGCAAAATATGCTAATCAAAGAAAACAATTCAAAACACCAATTTCTTCATTTAATTTAACGAAAGAAAAGCTTGCAACAATGGCAGCAAAAATTTACGCAGCTGAAAGTTCAGTTTATCGTACGGTTGGTCTCTTTGATGAAAGAATGAGCCATATTGATGTGAAGGATGGTCATGAAATTGCTAATTCGATTGCTGAATATGCAATTGAATGTTCATTAAATAAAGTATTTGGTTCAGAAG contains:
- a CDS encoding acyl-CoA dehydrogenase family protein, whose product is MTNQTDKLIKGGSFLIEDISYEQMFTPEDYTDEQKMIAKTTEDYINNEVVPQVEYLEKHEFDRSVKLLKKAGELGLLGADVPEEYGGLELDKVSSALISEKMAKVGGFSISHGAHVGIGSLPIVLFGNEEQKQKYLPLLATGEKLAAYALTEPSSGSDALGAKTTAKLNEVGTHYILNGEKQWITNAGFADVFVVYAKIDGDKFSAFIVERDYPGVSTGAEEKKMGIKSSSTRTLILEDAEVPVENLLGEVGKGHKIAFNILNIGRYKLGVGTVGGSKSAFEITAKYANQRKQFKTPISSFNLTKEKLATMAAKIYAAESSVYRTVGLFDERMSHIDVKDGHEIANSIAEYAIECSLNKVFGSEVLDYVVDEGVQIHGGYGFMDEYEISRAYRDSRINRIFEGTNEINRLIVPGTLMKKAMKGELPLLQKVQSLQEELMMMMPEEIGDGPVDQEKYLTRSAKKVALMVAGLGAQKYGTKLEHEQEVLVNVADIVSLAYAMESAVLRTEKAIAKEGVEKSAQKVLYTQIFCQEAINEIEQLAKESIVAIETGDTLRMMLSALRKLIRHTPINVIAKKREASVKLIEAEKYVL
- a CDS encoding acetyl-CoA C-acetyltransferase, with the translated sequence MREAVIVAGARTPVGKAGKGTLATVRPDDLGALVVKETLKRAGNYEGNIDDLIIGCAMPEAEQGLNMARNIGALAGLPNTVPAVTINRYCSSGLQAIAYGAERIMLGSSDTVLAGGAESMSLVPMMGHVVRPNATLAETAPEYYMGMGHTAEQVAQKFDVSREDQDAFAVRSHQRAAKAIAEGKFIDEIVPVNVTLRSVGADHKLIEKNIVFKQDEGVRPDSTVEVLGKLRPAFSIKGSVTAGNSSQTSDGAAAVLLMDREKAVSHGLEPMAKFRSFAVAGVPPEIMGIGPVEAIPKALKIAGLELSDIGLFELNEAFASQSIQVIRKLGLDEEIVNVNGGAIALGHPLGCTGTKLTLSLIHEMKRRKVQFGVVTMCIGGGMGAAGVFELI